In one window of uncultured Acetobacteroides sp. DNA:
- a CDS encoding FAD-dependent oxidoreductase, with product MINEGNKKIAVIGGGIAGMQSASVLGRLGYQVTIFEKSERLGGNVANWNHLFPHNENAADMVNLLDSTLKSLSNVNITAGTTVLTIDHKSDNILITTQAKEYTFDAAIIASGFEPFDATKKEEYGYGIYNRVITSVDFEKAEKQDQLGKYIQNQSGKVGFVHCVGSRDEKVCNGYCSKVCCITAVKQAIEVKKTNPNLDVYCFYMDLRLFDRHFESIYREAQETWGIQFIRGRMSEVNEDIDGKLIARIEDTLSRRPMKLSLDMLVLMVGMVSSENTQQFGDQLNIKSEVDRFIVDNSQVLTAQNSSIKKGLFVAGTAKSPLTVKETLADAKSVAVNVHFYLKQMYQ from the coding sequence ATGATTAACGAAGGAAACAAAAAAATAGCAGTTATTGGAGGCGGCATCGCAGGGATGCAGTCCGCTAGCGTTCTTGGTCGCTTAGGCTATCAAGTAACTATTTTCGAGAAATCAGAGAGACTCGGAGGGAATGTAGCTAATTGGAATCACCTATTCCCCCACAACGAGAATGCCGCAGATATGGTAAATTTGCTAGACTCTACGCTTAAATCCCTATCAAACGTAAATATTACAGCAGGCACTACGGTATTAACAATTGACCACAAATCAGACAACATACTTATAACGACCCAAGCCAAAGAATACACCTTTGACGCAGCCATCATTGCCTCAGGATTCGAACCTTTCGACGCTACTAAAAAGGAAGAATACGGCTATGGCATTTACAATAGGGTGATTACATCTGTAGATTTCGAGAAAGCCGAAAAACAGGATCAACTAGGTAAGTACATCCAGAATCAATCGGGTAAGGTTGGCTTTGTTCACTGCGTAGGTTCGAGAGATGAAAAAGTCTGCAACGGTTACTGCTCTAAGGTTTGCTGTATTACTGCAGTAAAGCAAGCGATCGAAGTAAAGAAAACAAATCCAAATCTTGATGTTTACTGCTTTTACATGGATTTACGCCTGTTCGATCGCCATTTCGAAAGTATTTACCGTGAAGCACAAGAAACATGGGGAATTCAGTTTATTAGGGGAAGAATGTCCGAAGTAAACGAAGATATTGATGGCAAGCTTATTGCTCGCATCGAGGATACCCTATCGCGTCGTCCAATGAAGCTGTCGCTTGACATGCTCGTACTCATGGTTGGAATGGTTTCTTCAGAAAACACCCAACAGTTTGGAGACCAACTCAACATAAAATCGGAAGTTGACCGCTTTATTGTAGATAATAGTCAGGTACTAACTGCTCAAAACTCAAGTATAAAAAAAGGATTATTCGTAGCAGGAACAGCCAAAAGCCCTTTAACGGTAAAGGAAACGCTTGCCGATGCTAAATCGGTAGCCGTAAACGTCCACTTCTATCTTAAACAGATGTACCAATAA
- the corA gene encoding magnesium/cobalt transporter CorA gives MVTLFVRGDNKIIQETEIEQLEELSFDDIIWIDMNNPSLKEKKAIENFLHVNLTTRQQAEEIESSSRYSESESTIMANSNFLIQEDDEFTYEAVSFILKEGILVTVRNIDLKVFSDTIRRFLLNNRAFPTSFHLMVAILETRIDLDADMVEQIARDIAKVSKELSLSGSVDEEVLLDINQLQENSMLLRENIIDKQRVLSGILKSERFPNDLYPKVTIMLKDVGSLINHTDFSFERLEYLQNTFLGLINIEQNKIIKIFTVVSVIFMPPTLIASMYGMNFNFMPELTWKYGYLFAICVMLFSSGITLFIFRKRKWL, from the coding sequence ATGGTAACCTTATTCGTTCGTGGCGACAATAAAATCATTCAAGAAACAGAGATAGAGCAACTCGAAGAGCTCAGTTTTGACGATATCATTTGGATTGACATGAACAATCCAAGCCTTAAGGAGAAAAAGGCTATCGAAAACTTCCTCCACGTAAACCTGACTACCCGACAGCAGGCAGAGGAAATTGAAAGTTCATCGCGCTACTCAGAGTCGGAGTCTACCATAATGGCGAACTCGAACTTCCTTATTCAGGAAGATGATGAATTCACCTACGAGGCGGTATCCTTCATCCTTAAAGAAGGAATACTTGTAACCGTTCGCAATATAGATTTAAAAGTATTCTCCGATACGATTCGACGCTTTTTGCTCAACAATCGCGCCTTCCCAACATCATTTCACCTAATGGTGGCAATTTTAGAAACGCGAATTGACCTTGACGCTGATATGGTAGAGCAAATTGCAAGAGATATCGCCAAAGTTAGTAAGGAACTAAGCCTCTCCGGTAGCGTTGATGAAGAGGTACTGCTGGACATCAACCAACTGCAAGAAAACTCGATGCTGCTCCGCGAGAACATCATCGATAAGCAGCGCGTTCTCTCGGGAATCCTTAAAAGCGAGCGATTCCCCAACGACCTTTACCCAAAGGTAACCATCATGCTTAAAGACGTTGGCTCACTTATCAACCACACCGACTTTAGCTTCGAACGTTTAGAATACCTACAGAACACCTTCTTAGGTCTTATCAACATCGAACAAAATAAAATCATCAAAATATTTACGGTGGTTTCGGTTATCTTCATGCCCCCTACTCTTATTGCAAGCATGTACGGTATGAACTTTAACTTTATGCCAGAGCTCACCTGGAAATATGGCTACCTATTTGCAATCTGCGTTATGCTATTCTCCTCGGGAATCACACTCTTCATCTTCAGAAAACGAAAGTGGCTTTAA
- a CDS encoding 4Fe-4S dicluster domain-containing protein, translated as MKMLYEELNKDIRFQEGINSCISCGTCTAICPAAQVYPYQPRAIAETISTKDDKLIEELLKSETIWYCGECMSCKTRCPRGNAPGLLIMALRALSIKKGYFAESEKGRQQLVLKRTIGEWSYKYGYCIHVDHLNTEMFPELGPIFDFEKQHMVALMDRVGASYHQDKPGALRNIPKEALDEISSIFEVTGAHQQFQHIEDVSAIKAKEMDLKLDESGLESEYVQHIYNFSNEDDHSI; from the coding sequence ATGAAAATGTTGTACGAAGAGTTAAATAAGGACATCAGGTTTCAAGAAGGCATAAATTCATGCATAAGCTGCGGCACCTGCACCGCAATATGCCCTGCTGCTCAGGTTTATCCTTACCAACCACGCGCAATTGCAGAAACTATTTCGACCAAAGATGACAAACTCATAGAAGAACTCCTCAAAAGCGAAACAATTTGGTATTGTGGCGAGTGCATGTCGTGCAAAACCCGCTGCCCTCGAGGTAACGCTCCTGGATTGCTCATTATGGCTTTACGTGCTTTATCTATTAAAAAGGGATACTTTGCCGAATCGGAAAAAGGAAGGCAACAACTGGTACTCAAGCGAACAATTGGTGAATGGTCGTACAAATACGGTTATTGCATTCACGTGGACCATCTTAATACCGAAATGTTCCCAGAACTTGGTCCTATTTTCGATTTTGAAAAGCAACACATGGTTGCACTAATGGACCGTGTTGGCGCAAGTTACCATCAGGATAAGCCTGGAGCACTACGCAACATTCCAAAGGAAGCACTCGATGAAATTAGCAGCATCTTTGAGGTTACAGGAGCACACCAACAGTTTCAACATATTGAGGATGTATCCGCAATCAAAGCCAAGGAGATGGATCTTAAGTTAGACGAATCAGGTCTTGAATCGGAATACGTTCAACATATATACAACTTTAGCAACGAAGACGACCACTCGATATAA
- a CDS encoding heterodisulfide reductase-related iron-sulfur binding cluster, whose amino-acid sequence MIPEGKKKLWAKYQKEIAEDNYYYARSCIRQNFFPGSESTFLRILKGDLGKSILDDPRHTTCTGIAYHTDLVPLETTMTVVARQFSLMHEAGLENYVASCVTSFGIYTEILDLWHHNPELEEKAHKLLYKATKREFVKPKNLVHTSDVIYKFRNEIAQKSKYRLVNKETGEPLKVVEHIGCHYAKMFPHKGVGGAEYPHVLVGMIESWGGDVVDYPERRHCCGFGFRQYLVKANRGYSVSASKKKFESMAPYKPDFILSNCPGCAYFLDRWQYVIADMEGTTYDDKGYGIPSLTYEELAGLVLGYDPWDLGLQLHQVNVEPLLKKIGIEYNPDAKFRTKDGQDLGQPEKPEILKY is encoded by the coding sequence ATGATACCAGAAGGAAAGAAAAAGCTTTGGGCTAAATATCAGAAAGAAATTGCGGAGGACAACTACTACTACGCGCGAAGCTGCATTCGCCAAAACTTCTTCCCCGGCTCAGAATCTACATTTCTTCGCATTTTGAAAGGCGATTTGGGAAAATCGATACTCGATGATCCCCGCCATACAACCTGTACAGGGATAGCCTACCATACAGACTTGGTTCCGTTAGAAACAACCATGACTGTGGTGGCTCGCCAGTTTTCTCTAATGCACGAAGCGGGACTAGAAAACTACGTTGCCAGCTGCGTTACCTCATTTGGCATCTATACGGAGATACTCGACCTCTGGCATCATAATCCAGAACTGGAAGAAAAAGCACATAAACTTCTCTACAAGGCAACTAAAAGAGAGTTTGTAAAGCCCAAAAACTTAGTTCATACCAGCGATGTCATATATAAGTTTAGAAACGAAATTGCTCAAAAGTCGAAGTATCGGCTGGTAAATAAAGAAACAGGAGAACCTCTAAAGGTTGTAGAGCATATTGGGTGTCACTATGCCAAGATGTTTCCACACAAAGGTGTTGGCGGAGCGGAATACCCTCACGTACTTGTTGGAATGATTGAATCGTGGGGTGGGGATGTTGTAGACTACCCCGAACGTAGGCACTGCTGCGGATTTGGCTTTCGCCAGTATCTGGTAAAAGCCAACAGAGGCTACTCGGTGTCAGCATCAAAAAAGAAATTTGAATCGATGGCTCCATACAAGCCCGACTTTATACTAAGCAACTGCCCAGGATGCGCCTACTTCTTAGACAGATGGCAATACGTTATCGCCGACATGGAAGGAACAACCTACGACGATAAGGGATACGGAATTCCATCGCTAACCTACGAAGAACTTGCAGGGTTAGTTTTGGGCTACGATCCTTGGGATTTGGGACTTCAGCTCCACCAGGTAAATGTAGAACCTCTTTTGAAGAAAATTGGGATAGAATACAACCCCGATGCGAAGTTTAGAACAAAAGACGGGCAAGACTTAGGGCAACCTGAGAAACCTGAAATTCTTAAGTACTAG
- a CDS encoding 4Fe-4S dicluster domain-containing protein — protein MANFGFTTRKDSIIMLDKVDLTLRRYLISEYPEYQLCINCGVCSAVCTAAQLTSFNIREVKLNIDRGQTVTLENDLAKCMVCGKCEMACPKNVSNRRIVLLINKYLQEQHG, from the coding sequence ATGGCAAATTTTGGATTTACGACACGAAAGGATAGCATAATTATGCTCGACAAGGTAGATTTAACCCTTCGTCGCTACCTAATATCGGAATATCCCGAATACCAACTCTGCATCAACTGTGGTGTTTGTTCTGCAGTATGCACGGCAGCACAGCTAACATCATTCAACATTAGAGAAGTGAAGTTGAACATTGATAGAGGACAAACAGTTACTCTTGAGAATGATCTTGCCAAATGTATGGTATGCGGAAAGTGCGAAATGGCTTGTCCTAAAAATGTGAGCAATCGAAGAATCGTTCTTTTAATCAACAAATACCTTCAGGAGCAGCATGGATAA